In a single window of the Cherax quadricarinatus isolate ZL_2023a unplaced genomic scaffold, ASM3850222v1 Contig2551, whole genome shotgun sequence genome:
- the LOC128691361 gene encoding uncharacterized protein: MKPEHFNSKLIEITPRKKMYAAQKNNLISHIPSNENGHYEATDVSQVSRKKKWKWRKNKKLDKSEKMNNEEYNGKPTNQPGERALEDSCSTLQPAKKRKKKNKIVPAEDNTVGNMQGPKTVVIIKTPDDYSANWKQLKKIIDKEKENQTHGKICSGEDKVSEYKSKKCNRNDSIRKYNEKIKESKPVIDKKRKQAEKTKTEKKMDIWFDNIDPILLGEPEEESEMENCQRKANEKMDDVETATALVKTKCFEGITKAVAMDCEMVGVGMNGQESILARVTIVNHFGKVLYDKFVKPTEEVVDFRTKVSGIRLSDLEGGVEFSTVQKEVSELLAGRILVGHAVRNDLKVLFLSHPWSDIRDTSRYKGFRRLFGGAIPSLKKLTQKIMGVQIQSGEHNSIQDAQAAMRLYTLHRREWEKLKSKKKRKLSAKKKKVSTTVAEIESETESQ, translated from the exons ATGAAGCCAGAACACTTCAATAGTAAGTTAATTGAAATTACACCTAGGAAAAAAATGTATGCAGctcaaaaaaataatttaataagcCACATTCCATCAAATGAAAATGGTCATTATGAAGCAACAGATGTTTCACAAGTTTCAAGGAAGAAGAAATGGAAGTGGAGGAAAAACAAGAAACTTGATAAGTCAGAGAAGATGAATAATGAGGAATACAAtggaaaaccaaccaaccaaccaggtgAAAGAGCTCTTGAAGACAGTTGTTCTACATTGCAGCCAGCAaagaagaggaaaaagaagaaTAAAATTGTTCCTGCAGAAGATAACACAGTAGGAAACATGCAAGGGCCAAAAACAGTAGTTATTATCAAAACACCCGATGATTATTCAGCTAATTGGAAGCAACTTAAGAAG ATTATTGATAAAGAAAAGGAAAACCAAACTCATGGAAAAATCTGCAGTGGAGAAGACAAAGTCAGTGAATACAAAAGTAAAAAGTGTAATAGAAATGACAGTATTAGGAAATACAATGAGAAAATTAAAGAGAGCAAGCCTGTAATTGATAAGAAAAGGAAACAAGCTGAGAAAACAAAGACAGAGAAAAAGATGGATATCTGGTTTGATAATATTGATCCAATACTTCTTGGAGAACCAGAGGAAGAGAGTGAAATGGAAAATTGCCAAAGAAAAGCTAACGAGAAGATGGATGATGTTGAAACAGCCACGGCTCTTGTGAAAACTAAATGTTTTGAAGG TATTACAAAAGCAGTTGCTATGGACTGTGAGATGGTGGGCGTTGGAATGAATGGTCAGGAGTCCATATTAGCAAGGGTAACAATTGTCAACCACTTTGGTAAAGTGCTATATGACAAATTTGTCAAACCCACAGAAGAGGTTGTAGATTTCCGAACAAAGGTATCTGGAATACGGCTGTCTGATTTAGAAGGAG GTGTTGAGTTTTCAACAGTGCAAAAGGAGGTGTCTGAATTGCTTGCAGGACGAATATTGGTGGGCCATGCTGTGAGAAATGACCTGAAGGTCCTTTTTCTCTCTCATCCATGGTCAGACATTAGAGATACATCAAG ATACAAAGGTTTTCGTCGGCTGTTTGGTGGAGCGATTCCAAGTCTGAAGAAGCTGACACAAAAAATTATGGGTGTTCAAATCCAGAGTGGCGAGCACAATTCG ATTCAAGATGCACAAGCTGCTATGCGCCTGTACACACTACATCGAAGAGAATGGGAAAAGCTAAAatcaaagaaaaaaagaaagttaTCTGCAAAAAAGAAGAAAGTCTCCACCACTGTGGCAGAGATTGAGTCTGAGACAGAGTCCCAGTGA